A part of Lacibacter sp. H407 genomic DNA contains:
- a CDS encoding DUF4328 domain-containing protein: protein METVKPNEQRAKNAIILIWIMLSLEVISLISGYFQYELLQTAADGGEITTEAANANDLREQVIGIVYLIATIISAIMFIRWFRRAYFNLHQLVHGLRFTEGWAAGSWFVPIISLFRPFQIMKELYQETRELLVLRETTIYEKFSTAALAVWWTLWVVNNLVGQFVFRYSMSAETIDELTTVTIANMIGNLIGIPLALITVKVIKDYAVVEPLLAHVNDEAEEVGPGGDYLSAWPAAIERES, encoded by the coding sequence ATGGAAACAGTAAAACCCAATGAACAACGTGCAAAAAATGCGATCATTTTAATATGGATCATGTTGTCCCTGGAAGTGATCTCATTAATTTCCGGCTATTTCCAATATGAATTATTGCAAACTGCTGCCGATGGTGGTGAAATAACAACTGAAGCTGCAAATGCTAACGATCTGCGTGAGCAGGTGATCGGAATTGTTTATCTGATTGCTACAATTATTTCTGCCATTATGTTTATACGATGGTTCCGTCGTGCTTATTTTAATCTTCATCAATTGGTGCATGGGCTGCGTTTTACAGAAGGGTGGGCGGCAGGTAGTTGGTTTGTGCCCATTATCAGTTTGTTCAGACCTTTTCAGATCATGAAAGAGCTTTATCAGGAAACAAGGGAACTGCTTGTGCTCCGGGAAACGACTATTTATGAGAAATTTTCAACTGCTGCTCTTGCTGTTTGGTGGACCTTGTGGGTAGTTAATAATTTAGTGGGCCAGTTTGTATTCCGTTATTCCATGAGTGCAGAAACAATTGACGAATTAACTACAGTTACAATTGCAAACATGATCGGAAATTTAATAGGTATTCCACTTGCTCTTATTACAGTAAAAGTTATTAAAGATTATGCTGTGGTTGAACCATTACTGGCGCATGTAAATGATGAAGCAGAGGAAGTTGGACCAGGCGGTGATTACCTGAGTGCATGGCCAGCAGCTATCGAAAGGGAAAGTTAG
- a CDS encoding oxygenase MpaB family protein has product MQLFVEEKSVVRKIWGKSDTVLFIFAGASAEFALNKAVDWLYFTGKLPSDPLGRLFSTVAYAKKIVFSSMDDANKAIDTLQKIHGAVEQNRGTTIPDWAYRDVLFMLIHYSIAAYELLEEKLSDEEKEEVYNVFYRVGIRMGLKELPTNYLTWLPVREAHLQADLRKSNYTADLFQQYKKNIGIMRFKVLIEAQKLVVPQRVKELLHFSDFSFLTPMVPMYKISRLMKMDWMLKNMLLPVNYKDQIRELDVQPR; this is encoded by the coding sequence ATGCAATTATTTGTAGAAGAAAAATCGGTTGTGCGGAAGATCTGGGGCAAGAGCGATACCGTGCTGTTTATTTTTGCGGGCGCATCTGCAGAATTTGCTCTTAATAAAGCTGTTGACTGGTTATACTTTACCGGAAAGTTGCCATCTGATCCGTTGGGTCGGTTGTTTTCAACAGTTGCTTATGCAAAAAAGATTGTGTTCTCTTCAATGGACGATGCCAATAAGGCCATTGATACCTTACAGAAAATACACGGTGCTGTAGAACAAAACCGGGGCACAACAATTCCAGATTGGGCTTACCGTGATGTGTTGTTTATGCTTATTCATTATTCGATTGCAGCATACGAGCTGTTGGAAGAGAAATTAAGCGATGAAGAAAAAGAAGAAGTATACAATGTTTTTTATCGTGTAGGTATTCGAATGGGATTGAAGGAATTACCAACGAACTACCTGACATGGCTTCCCGTACGTGAGGCACATTTACAAGCCGATCTTCGTAAAAGTAATTACACGGCGGATTTGTTTCAACAGTATAAAAAAAATATCGGCATCATGCGTTTCAAGGTGTTGATCGAAGCGCAAAAATTGGTAGTGCCGCAACGGGTAAAAGAGTTATTACACTTTAGCGATTTCTCCTTTCTTACACCAATGGTACCAATGTATAAGATCAGCCGGTTGATGAAGATGGATTGGATGTTGAAGAATATGTTGTTGCCTGTAAATTACAAAGATCAGATCAGGGAGCTGGATGTGCAACCAAGATGA
- a CDS encoding serine hydrolase domain-containing protein, with protein MSLKSLNIRPKVSATLSFLLLFQVCFAQQNFSKVNDWLIKNVPDLGGRAVLMIYKDGKIVYSETINNLSKQQETRGKIKAKVQGKDVEDVLQDYTTTTRERIASSSKWLTAALLMTYVDENKVRLTDSVGKFLPVMTKYGKGGIKVWQCLNHTTGIKSGGLRDMIVGMKNTKTMFESIEQIAMLPMEGTPGKYFHYSNTGLQIVAGIVEKVSEKDFETAFKERIADPLEMKKTDFGKSGVPLAAGGAYSTPEDYMNFLVMLLNEGEFNGKRIISKALVNEMMKNRMARDVERAYAPEEAGNWGYGFGAWIMDAPLAISEKKDAMPVSKRGVAVTSPGLFGSFPWIDNDKKYCAFLFVHNLKNKGRHTRYTELKEIVDGALR; from the coding sequence ATGTCACTTAAATCATTGAATATCCGCCCCAAAGTCAGTGCCACACTAAGTTTCCTGTTATTATTTCAGGTGTGCTTTGCCCAACAGAATTTCAGCAAGGTGAATGATTGGCTTATCAAGAATGTGCCCGATCTTGGCGGACGTGCTGTGCTGATGATCTATAAAGATGGAAAGATCGTGTACAGCGAAACGATCAACAACCTCAGCAAGCAACAGGAAACAAGAGGGAAGATCAAAGCGAAAGTGCAGGGAAAAGATGTGGAGGATGTATTGCAGGATTATACTACCACCACCCGTGAACGGATTGCCAGCAGCAGCAAATGGCTGACAGCTGCATTACTGATGACCTATGTTGATGAGAACAAAGTGCGGTTAACCGACTCCGTTGGAAAGTTCTTGCCTGTGATGACGAAATATGGAAAAGGCGGTATTAAAGTTTGGCAATGCCTGAACCATACAACCGGAATAAAAAGCGGCGGACTTCGTGATATGATCGTTGGCATGAAAAATACGAAAACGATGTTTGAATCAATTGAACAAATTGCAATGCTGCCAATGGAAGGAACACCAGGAAAATATTTTCATTACAGTAATACCGGCTTGCAGATTGTTGCCGGCATTGTTGAAAAAGTAAGTGAGAAAGATTTTGAAACGGCATTTAAAGAACGCATTGCCGATCCGCTGGAAATGAAGAAAACCGATTTTGGAAAAAGCGGCGTTCCATTGGCAGCAGGTGGCGCATACAGTACACCGGAAGATTATATGAATTTTTTGGTGATGCTTTTAAACGAAGGTGAGTTCAATGGCAAGCGCATCATCAGCAAAGCACTGGTGAATGAAATGATGAAAAACCGAATGGCCCGTGATGTAGAACGTGCTTATGCACCCGAAGAAGCCGGTAACTGGGGTTATGGTTTTGGCGCATGGATCATGGATGCACCTTTGGCCATCAGTGAAAAAAAAGATGCCATGCCTGTATCAAAACGTGGAGTTGCCGTTACAAGCCCGGGGTTGTTTGGCAGTTTTCCATGGATCGATAACGACAAAAAATATTGTGCGTTTTTGTTTGTACATAATTTAAAGAACAAAGGACGGCATACAAGATACACTGAGTTGAAAGAGATTGTTGATGGAGCGTTGCGTTGA
- the clpB gene encoding ATP-dependent chaperone ClpB yields the protein MNLGNFTIKAAEAVQQAQQLAFNAQNTNIETEHLLKALLDQQDSPVEYLLKKNNVTLNLVETKLAEAMNKLPKTSGEPAQSIGREANNVVLRAGASLKSFGDEFVTPEHLLLAIVQGNDSTAKILKDAGLTEKGLLTAIKDLRKGDTVKSQTQETQFNALNKYAKNLIEMARQGKLDPVIGRDEEIRRTLHILTRRSKNNPILVGEPGVGKTAIAEGLAMRIVNGDVPENLKSKIIYALDMGQLIAGAKYKGEFEERLKSVVKEVTGSDGEIILFIDEIHTLVGAGGGDGAMDAANILKPALARGELRAIGATTLNEYQKFFEKDKALERRFQRVMIDEPSVEDAISILRGLKDRYETHHHVRIKDEAIIAAVELSTRYITDRFLPDKAIDLIDESAAKLRLEMNSMPEELDKLERQIRQLEIEREAIKREKDESTLKELNTEIANLSVERDTLKAKWKAEKELVEKVQNGKAEIENLKIQADRAEREGNYGLVAEIRYGKIKEQEAQIAALTQMIESSGEKRLLKEEVDAEDIAANIAKMTGIPVSKMLQSEREKLLHLEDELHNRVVGQEEAITAVADAIRRSRAGLSDPKKPIGSFIFLGTTGVGKTELAKALAEYLFDDESMMTRIDMSEYQEKHTVSRLVGAPPGYVGYDEGGQLSEAVRRKPYSVVLLDEIEKAHPDVWNVLLQVLDDGRLTDNKGRVVNFKNTIIIMTSNIGSHLISEAFEGVSTDNEIDTATDRAKLEVMTLLRQTIRPEFLNRVDEIIMFAPLLRKEIKSIIRIQLNNLRKLVAENGIQLEFSDYALEFLAEHGFDPQFGARPLKRLIQKEIVNALSRKILAAEIDKSIPVLVDVFDGTVVFRNEKNGNNIPKSKTQPMAS from the coding sequence ATGAACCTCGGAAATTTTACCATTAAAGCCGCAGAAGCAGTGCAACAGGCACAGCAGTTGGCGTTTAATGCACAGAACACAAATATTGAAACAGAGCACCTGCTCAAAGCATTGCTCGATCAGCAGGATAGTCCTGTGGAATATCTGCTGAAAAAAAATAACGTAACGCTGAATTTGGTGGAAACAAAGTTGGCGGAAGCCATGAATAAACTTCCCAAAACAAGTGGTGAGCCGGCACAATCAATTGGTCGTGAAGCAAACAATGTTGTGCTGCGTGCGGGTGCCTCATTGAAAAGTTTTGGCGATGAGTTTGTAACACCGGAACATTTGTTATTAGCAATTGTGCAGGGAAACGATTCCACTGCAAAAATTTTGAAAGATGCAGGCTTAACCGAAAAAGGATTGCTTACAGCTATTAAAGATCTGCGTAAAGGTGATACAGTAAAAAGCCAAACGCAGGAAACACAGTTCAATGCATTAAACAAGTATGCAAAGAATTTAATTGAAATGGCAAGGCAGGGAAAGCTTGATCCGGTAATTGGTCGTGATGAAGAGATACGCAGAACACTGCACATCTTAACACGTCGTAGTAAAAACAATCCGATCCTTGTAGGTGAACCAGGTGTTGGTAAAACTGCTATTGCAGAAGGGTTAGCCATGCGTATTGTAAACGGTGATGTGCCGGAGAATTTAAAGTCAAAAATTATCTATGCATTAGATATGGGGCAACTCATTGCCGGTGCAAAGTATAAAGGTGAATTTGAAGAGCGTTTGAAAAGTGTAGTAAAAGAAGTAACCGGTAGTGATGGTGAAATTATTTTGTTCATTGATGAAATTCATACGCTTGTTGGTGCAGGCGGAGGTGATGGCGCAATGGATGCGGCCAATATTTTAAAGCCTGCACTGGCAAGAGGTGAACTCCGTGCAATCGGTGCCACCACGTTAAATGAGTATCAGAAATTTTTTGAAAAAGATAAAGCACTCGAACGTCGTTTCCAGCGTGTGATGATCGATGAACCAAGTGTGGAAGATGCGATCTCTATTTTACGTGGATTAAAAGATCGTTATGAAACGCATCATCATGTACGTATCAAAGACGAAGCAATTATTGCAGCGGTTGAATTGAGCACACGTTATATCACCGATCGTTTCTTGCCCGATAAAGCCATTGACCTGATTGATGAAAGCGCAGCCAAACTTCGGTTGGAAATGAACAGCATGCCCGAAGAGCTGGATAAACTGGAACGCCAGATCCGTCAATTGGAAATTGAACGGGAAGCAATTAAACGGGAGAAAGATGAATCAACATTAAAAGAACTGAATACAGAGATCGCTAATCTTTCTGTTGAACGTGATACGCTCAAAGCAAAATGGAAAGCTGAAAAGGAACTCGTAGAAAAAGTACAGAACGGGAAAGCAGAAATTGAAAATCTGAAAATACAAGCCGACCGTGCCGAACGTGAAGGCAATTACGGGTTGGTAGCTGAGATCCGTTATGGAAAAATCAAGGAGCAAGAGGCACAGATCGCTGCTCTAACACAGATGATTGAATCAAGCGGCGAAAAGCGTTTGCTGAAAGAAGAGGTAGATGCAGAAGATATTGCTGCTAACATTGCGAAGATGACGGGTATCCCTGTTTCAAAAATGCTGCAAAGCGAACGGGAAAAATTATTGCATCTGGAAGATGAATTGCACAACCGTGTGGTTGGACAGGAAGAAGCTATTACCGCTGTTGCCGATGCGATTCGGAGAAGCAGGGCAGGGTTGAGCGATCCAAAGAAACCGATCGGCTCCTTTATTTTTCTTGGCACAACCGGTGTTGGTAAAACCGAATTGGCGAAAGCATTGGCTGAGTATTTATTTGACGATGAGAGTATGATGACGAGGATCGACATGAGCGAGTACCAAGAAAAACATACGGTTTCTCGTTTGGTTGGTGCGCCTCCGGGCTATGTGGGTTATGATGAGGGTGGCCAGCTGTCTGAAGCCGTTCGCCGCAAACCGTACAGCGTGGTGTTGCTCGATGAAATTGAGAAAGCCCATCCGGATGTATGGAACGTGTTGCTGCAGGTACTCGATGATGGCCGGTTGACCGATAACAAGGGCCGGGTGGTGAACTTTAAGAATACGATCATCATTATGACCAGCAATATTGGCAGCCACCTCATTAGTGAGGCATTTGAAGGCGTAAGTACTGATAATGAAATAGATACGGCAACTGATCGGGCCAAACTCGAGGTTATGACATTGTTACGACAAACTATTCGTCCCGAATTCTTGAATCGTGTGGATGAAATCATTATGTTTGCGCCATTACTTCGAAAGGAAATCAAATCAATTATTCGTATTCAACTGAACAACCTCCGTAAACTGGTTGCAGAAAATGGGATTCAGCTTGAATTTTCTGACTACGCCCTTGAATTCCTGGCTGAACACGGCTTCGATCCGCAATTTGGCGCCCGTCCGTTAAAACGACTGATTCAAAAAGAGATCGTGAACGCTTTAAGCCGCAAAATCCTTGCTGCTGAGATTGACAAAAGCATACCCGTGCTGGTGGATGTATTTGACGGCACAGTTGTATTCCGCAACGAAAAGAACGGAAACAACATACCTAAAAGCAAAACGCAACCGATGGCAAGCTGA
- a CDS encoding DsbA family protein, with the protein MAHSKAVEIEIIPTKDIWVGNREAPVKLVMYGDYESEACAKANDVVNQLMEKYEDKLQFNYRHFPLTRIHQRAQKAAEASIGAAQEGKFWDMHNTLFAHRRQLGTISLKGYAKEVGVTDKNFLTKLVDSVYGWSVRADLLEGADKGIRDVPFFYINGEVYKGPVNVNAFSKVIDLLAKTKKAPTKAAAKKRA; encoded by the coding sequence ATGGCACACAGTAAAGCAGTAGAAATAGAAATTATACCAACTAAAGATATTTGGGTAGGCAATCGTGAAGCACCGGTGAAATTAGTGATGTATGGTGATTACGAAAGCGAAGCTTGTGCAAAAGCAAATGATGTAGTGAACCAGTTGATGGAGAAGTATGAAGATAAATTGCAATTCAACTATCGTCATTTCCCACTCACCCGTATTCACCAGCGTGCACAAAAAGCAGCAGAAGCTTCCATTGGTGCAGCGCAGGAAGGGAAGTTTTGGGATATGCACAATACCTTGTTTGCTCACCGTCGTCAGTTAGGTACCATCAGCCTGAAAGGCTATGCAAAAGAAGTTGGTGTAACCGATAAAAACTTTTTAACCAAATTGGTTGATTCAGTTTATGGCTGGAGCGTACGTGCTGATCTGTTAGAAGGTGCAGATAAGGGGATCAGAGATGTACCTTTCTTCTACATCAATGGTGAAGTGTACAAAGGCCCGGTAAATGTAAATGCGTTTAGTAAAGTAATTGACCTGCTTGCAAAAACAAAGAAAGCACCTACAAAAGCAGCAGCTAAGAAAAGAGCATAA
- a CDS encoding TCR/Tet family MFS transporter: MAGNRNAAIGFIFITLLIDVIGFGIIIPVMPALIEELADVNVSEASKIGGWLLFAFAITQFMFSPLMGNLSDKYGRRPVILASLFGFAVDYLFLAFAPSIAWLFVGRIVAGITGASFTAASAYIADISLPEERAKNFGMIGAAFGLGFVIGPAIGGLLGSFGPRVPFMVAAGLCLLNFLYGLFILPESLKQENRRNLDWIRVIPGVSLYKLKKYPALGGLILSLVLVYIGGHAVQSNWSFFTIERFKWSPGMIGISLAVVGLLVGAVQGGLTRVINPRIGNEKSIYTGLALYALGMLLFSFASQSWMMFAFLVPYCLGGICGPALQSIMVGYVPANEQGELQGSLAALMSATTIIGPPLMTNTFAFFTGKSAPFYFPGSAFLLGAIFMIASAVVAYYVLHIKPIRSK, from the coding sequence ATGGCCGGAAACCGGAACGCTGCAATTGGTTTCATCTTTATCACCTTGCTCATTGATGTAATTGGTTTCGGAATTATTATTCCGGTGATGCCTGCATTGATCGAAGAACTCGCTGATGTGAATGTGAGTGAAGCATCAAAGATTGGCGGATGGTTATTGTTTGCATTTGCCATCACACAGTTTATGTTCTCACCACTCATGGGAAATCTGAGTGATAAGTATGGTCGTCGACCGGTTATTCTGGCCTCACTATTTGGTTTTGCGGTTGATTATTTGTTCCTGGCATTTGCGCCATCGATCGCATGGTTATTTGTGGGACGGATTGTTGCGGGCATTACCGGTGCCAGTTTTACTGCAGCGTCAGCCTACATTGCAGATATCAGTTTGCCTGAAGAACGGGCCAAGAATTTTGGAATGATCGGCGCTGCCTTCGGGTTGGGTTTTGTAATTGGTCCGGCCATTGGTGGATTGTTGGGAAGTTTTGGCCCCAGAGTTCCGTTTATGGTAGCAGCAGGTTTATGTTTGCTCAACTTTTTATATGGCCTGTTCATTTTACCTGAATCATTAAAACAAGAGAACAGAAGAAATCTCGATTGGATACGGGTGATTCCCGGAGTGAGCTTGTATAAACTAAAAAAGTATCCTGCGCTCGGAGGATTGATCCTCTCATTAGTACTTGTTTACATTGGCGGACATGCCGTGCAAAGCAACTGGAGTTTTTTTACGATTGAGCGTTTTAAATGGTCGCCGGGTATGATCGGTATTTCATTGGCGGTGGTAGGTTTGTTGGTTGGTGCCGTACAAGGCGGTTTAACCAGAGTGATCAACCCACGAATCGGCAACGAAAAAAGTATTTACACAGGCCTTGCATTGTATGCATTGGGCATGTTGTTGTTTTCATTTGCTTCCCAAAGCTGGATGATGTTTGCCTTTCTCGTTCCGTATTGTTTGGGCGGAATTTGCGGCCCTGCTTTACAATCCATCATGGTGGGCTACGTGCCGGCCAACGAACAGGGAGAGTTACAGGGTTCGTTAGCTGCATTAATGAGTGCAACCACAATTATTGGTCCGCCATTGATGACGAATACCTTTGCTTTCTTCACCGGTAAATCAGCGCCATTTTATTTTCCGGGTTCGGCTTTTTTACTGGGCGCCATTTTTATGATCGCCAGTGCAGTGGTTGCTTATTATGTACTGCATATCAAGCCGATCAGGTCAAAATGA
- a CDS encoding DoxX family protein yields MGLLHQLDQWSATHHPKWLVLLRVALGVSLMLKGISFISNSVNLQLILQQSNLPSTTWLSSGIAWLHLLGGFLIVIGLFTRWAVLLQIPILLGAVIFVNAKQGVFTGQSELGLSLVILALLLFFLLEGGGPLSLDDHYFRRNRR; encoded by the coding sequence ATGGGCTTGTTACATCAATTGGATCAATGGAGTGCCACGCACCATCCTAAATGGCTGGTGTTGTTACGGGTGGCTCTCGGCGTTAGCCTGATGTTGAAAGGCATTTCATTCATCAGTAATTCTGTCAACCTTCAACTCATTCTTCAGCAAAGCAACCTCCCATCAACCACTTGGTTAAGCAGTGGTATTGCGTGGCTGCATTTACTGGGTGGGTTTCTCATCGTTATCGGCTTGTTTACACGTTGGGCCGTGTTACTGCAAATTCCGATTCTTTTAGGAGCGGTGATTTTTGTGAATGCGAAACAAGGTGTATTTACCGGCCAGTCAGAATTAGGCCTTTCGCTGGTAATACTGGCGCTGCTTCTTTTCTTTTTGCTGGAAGGTGGCGGACCACTTTCATTGGATGATCATTATTTCAGAAGAAACCGAAGATGA
- the pdhA gene encoding pyruvate dehydrogenase (acetyl-transferring) E1 component subunit alpha: MATKFTKETYLYWYELMLLLRRFEEKTGQLYGMQKIRGFCHLYIGQEAIAAGCMTATKGEDKMITAYRDHGLAIAKGVSAKSCMAELYGKATGCSKGKGGSMHFFGVDVGFFGGHGIVGAQIGTGAGLAFADKYKGNDNVTLSFFGDGAARQGMLHETFNLAMLWKLPVVFICENNNYAMGTSVGRTSNVIDIYKLADAYDMPADMVDGMDPEAVHEAVFRAVERGRKGEGPTLLEIKTYRYKGHSMSDPQKYRSKDEVEEYKQRDPIETSKKKLLEVFGVTEAEIEVINERVRVEVEESVKFAEESPYPEADELLKDVYVDQNYPFIVD; this comes from the coding sequence GTGGCCACTAAATTCACAAAAGAAACATACTTATACTGGTACGAGTTGATGCTTTTACTCCGTCGTTTCGAGGAAAAAACAGGTCAGCTCTACGGTATGCAGAAAATCAGAGGGTTTTGTCATCTTTATATCGGCCAGGAAGCAATTGCTGCCGGATGTATGACGGCCACTAAAGGAGAAGATAAAATGATCACTGCATATCGTGATCATGGATTAGCCATTGCAAAAGGCGTTAGTGCAAAAAGCTGTATGGCTGAGTTGTATGGTAAAGCAACCGGTTGTTCAAAAGGCAAGGGTGGAAGTATGCACTTCTTCGGTGTGGATGTTGGTTTTTTTGGCGGCCATGGTATTGTGGGTGCACAAATTGGAACCGGTGCAGGGTTGGCATTTGCTGATAAATACAAAGGCAACGATAATGTAACACTTTCGTTTTTTGGTGATGGTGCTGCACGTCAGGGTATGTTGCATGAAACATTTAACCTGGCGATGTTGTGGAAACTGCCGGTGGTGTTTATTTGTGAGAACAATAATTATGCGATGGGTACTTCCGTTGGACGTACCAGTAACGTGATCGATATTTATAAACTGGCGGATGCATATGATATGCCGGCCGATATGGTGGATGGTATGGATCCGGAAGCAGTACATGAAGCTGTTTTTCGTGCTGTTGAACGTGGCCGTAAAGGTGAAGGACCAACATTGTTAGAAATAAAAACCTATCGCTACAAAGGTCACTCTATGAGTGATCCGCAGAAGTACCGCTCCAAGGATGAAGTGGAAGAATACAAGCAACGTGATCCAATCGAAACATCAAAGAAGAAGCTACTGGAAGTGTTTGGTGTAACAGAAGCAGAAATAGAAGTGATCAATGAGCGTGTACGTGTAGAAGTGGAAGAGAGTGTGAAGTTTGCAGAAGAAAGTCCATATCCTGAAGCGGACGAACTGTTGAAAGATGTATATGTAGATCAGAATTACCCATTCATAGTTGACTAA
- a CDS encoding tetratricopeptide repeat protein — protein sequence MSEIKKTTAEELNDVQAIKQAKDFWGRFSKPITYIGGLVILLAGGYLVYKNFIVGPKETKGTEAMSRAQAYFAQDSLDLALNGDGSAAGFLKVIKTYSGTNAANLAHYYAGAIYLRKEDYNNAIKHLEDFSTDATQIQSAAWRMLGDAYMSTDKKEKGAGMYEKAGKLNEKDEYTSSENLFRAAMAYEVIGKKEKATELLKTLKEKYPKTSSGGQAEKYLARLGVVNID from the coding sequence ATGTCTGAAATTAAAAAAACAACAGCGGAAGAACTGAACGATGTGCAAGCCATAAAACAGGCAAAAGATTTCTGGGGCCGTTTTTCAAAGCCTATTACGTATATCGGTGGATTGGTGATCTTGCTGGCTGGAGGTTATCTCGTTTATAAGAATTTTATTGTTGGTCCAAAAGAAACCAAAGGCACCGAAGCGATGAGCCGTGCGCAGGCTTATTTTGCACAAGACTCTCTTGACCTTGCGTTGAATGGTGATGGTTCTGCTGCTGGATTCTTAAAGGTGATCAAAACATACAGCGGTACAAATGCAGCGAATCTTGCACATTATTATGCAGGTGCAATTTATCTCCGCAAAGAAGATTATAACAACGCTATCAAGCATCTGGAAGATTTTTCTACTGATGCCACACAAATTCAAAGTGCAGCATGGCGTATGTTGGGCGATGCTTATATGAGTACCGACAAAAAAGAAAAAGGTGCCGGCATGTACGAAAAAGCAGGCAAGCTCAATGAAAAAGATGAATACACTTCTTCTGAAAATTTATTCCGTGCAGCCATGGCGTATGAAGTGATCGGGAAAAAAGAGAAGGCAACCGAGTTATTAAAAACACTCAAAGAAAAATATCCAAAAACATCAAGTGGTGGACAGGCAGAAAAGTATCTTGCCCGCCTTGGTGTGGTGAATATCGATTAA
- the ribH gene encoding 6,7-dimethyl-8-ribityllumazine synthase, which translates to MAEVSNSNLYQLNAGTHDFSGACVVLVRTEWNAAIVDELEKGCRKTLEAFAVKEIITITVPGAVEIPFAVKRFWENKSRHITTRPHAFITLGCVVRGDTPHFDYVCKAVTDGVMQLNLSMDVPTIFGVLTVENQQQAEDRIGGSHGHKGEESAITALKMILLNESLKK; encoded by the coding sequence ATGGCAGAGGTTAGCAATAGTAACTTATATCAATTGAATGCAGGCACTCACGATTTTTCGGGTGCCTGTGTTGTGTTAGTACGCACCGAGTGGAATGCAGCCATTGTGGATGAACTCGAAAAAGGTTGCCGGAAAACATTGGAGGCATTTGCCGTTAAAGAAATCATTACCATTACTGTTCCCGGTGCCGTTGAAATTCCATTTGCTGTAAAACGTTTTTGGGAAAACAAATCACGCCACATCACAACAAGGCCGCATGCGTTTATTACGCTGGGTTGCGTAGTGCGTGGTGATACACCTCATTTTGATTATGTGTGCAAAGCAGTTACCGATGGTGTAATGCAGTTAAATCTGTCGATGGATGTGCCAACCATTTTTGGAGTGCTTACTGTAGAAAATCAGCAACAGGCTGAAGATCGTATTGGTGGCAGTCATGGTCATAAAGGTGAAGAAAGTGCTATCACTGCACTTAAGATGATCCTGTTGAATGAATCATTAAAGAAATAA
- a CDS encoding (Fe-S)-binding protein produces the protein MKVQLFIPCFVDQLYPATAFNMVKVLEKLGCTVTYNSNQTCCGQPAFNAGFQDECKDVATKFLNDFSGSEYIVSPSASCAGFVRNYYGKIFDNSSVHNDVKGINKRLYEFSEFLTDVLKVENVGAKLEGKATYHDSCAALRECKIKEGPRKLLQHVEGLELVEMNDVETCCGFGGTFAVKFEPISIAMADQKVNNALATGAQYMISTDLSCLMHLDGYIKQKGHNLRTLHIADVLANGW, from the coding sequence ATGAAGGTTCAATTATTTATTCCCTGCTTTGTAGATCAGTTATATCCCGCCACCGCATTCAATATGGTGAAGGTGCTGGAAAAGCTTGGCTGCACCGTTACATACAACAGCAATCAAACCTGTTGCGGACAACCGGCTTTCAATGCAGGTTTCCAGGATGAATGCAAAGATGTGGCAACAAAATTCCTCAACGATTTTTCAGGTAGCGAATACATTGTATCGCCTAGTGCTTCTTGCGCAGGTTTTGTGCGGAATTATTACGGGAAGATATTTGATAACTCATCGGTTCATAACGATGTGAAAGGGATCAATAAACGCTTGTATGAGTTTAGTGAGTTCTTAACGGATGTATTGAAAGTTGAAAATGTTGGTGCAAAGCTGGAAGGCAAAGCAACCTATCATGATAGTTGTGCAGCGTTACGTGAATGCAAGATCAAAGAAGGTCCACGTAAGTTGTTGCAGCATGTAGAAGGATTGGAGTTGGTTGAAATGAATGATGTAGAAACCTGTTGTGGTTTTGGCGGCACATTCGCTGTAAAATTTGAACCTATCTCCATTGCCATGGCCGATCAGAAAGTAAACAATGCATTGGCTACCGGTGCTCAGTACATGATCTCCACCGACCTGAGTTGTTTGATGCATTTGGATGGTTACATCAAACAGAAAGGACACAATCTGCGAACATTACACATTGCTGATGTGTTAGCGAATGGATGGTGA